One genomic region from Bacteroidota bacterium encodes:
- a CDS encoding RluA family pseudouridine synthase: MQAEENTETASEELFEHHRFTVDPGQELLRIDKYLLHKLSGVSRTKIQAAADAGNIRVNEKEVKPSYKVKPHDVITILLPHPPKVFELTAEEIPLNIVHEDNDIIIINKPPGLVVHPGYSNFTGTLVNGLLWHFQHLPKSSHELRPGLVHRLDKDTTGIMVIAKNEYSLAFLAKQFFDRTNDRRYVALVWGDFEANEGTITGNIGRSLKDRKVQEVFPDGEHGKHAVTHWKVLERFGYVTLVECKLETGRTHQIRIHMRYIGHPVFNDTTYGGNRIWKGTTFTKYKQFVENCFTLCARQALHARSLGFIHPTEKKFIQYDSELPDDMNALIAKWRAYVQNKPVEDQN; this comes from the coding sequence ATGCAGGCCGAAGAAAATACAGAAACAGCTTCCGAAGAATTATTCGAACACCATCGCTTTACGGTCGATCCCGGGCAGGAGTTACTCCGCATTGATAAATATCTTCTGCACAAACTTTCCGGAGTTTCACGAACAAAAATTCAGGCGGCCGCAGATGCAGGAAACATCCGTGTGAATGAAAAAGAAGTGAAGCCGAGTTACAAAGTAAAACCCCACGATGTCATCACCATTCTTCTTCCGCATCCACCGAAAGTTTTTGAACTCACCGCGGAAGAAATTCCGCTCAACATTGTTCACGAAGACAATGACATTATCATCATCAACAAACCTCCGGGACTTGTTGTTCATCCCGGCTACAGCAATTTCACCGGAACATTGGTGAATGGATTACTCTGGCATTTTCAGCATTTACCAAAATCTTCACACGAACTGCGCCCCGGCCTTGTGCACCGGCTCGACAAAGACACAACAGGAATTATGGTGATTGCAAAAAATGAATATTCACTTGCATTTCTTGCGAAACAATTTTTTGATCGGACGAACGATCGCCGCTATGTTGCATTAGTGTGGGGCGATTTTGAAGCGAACGAGGGAACCATCACCGGGAATATCGGGCGTAGTTTAAAAGACAGAAAAGTGCAGGAAGTTTTTCCTGATGGAGAACATGGCAAACATGCCGTCACACATTGGAAAGTTTTAGAACGTTTCGGTTATGTGACGTTGGTAGAATGCAAACTGGAAACAGGCCGCACGCACCAGATACGCATTCACATGCGCTACATCGGCCATCCTGTTTTCAACGACACCACGTACGGCGGCAACAGGATCTGGAAAGGAACTACGTTTACGAAATACAAACAGTTTGTAGAAAATTGTTTTACATTGTGCGCGCGACAGGCGTTACATGCGCGATCTCTCGGATTCATTCACCCCACAGAAAAAAAATTCATACAGTACGATTCTGAATTGCCGGACGATATGAATGCGTTGATCGCGAAGTGGAGAGCTTATGTGCAGAATAAGCCGGTGGAGGATCAAAACTGA
- a CDS encoding LysR family transcriptional regulator — translation MTLQQLEYAVAVGQYGSFVTAAEKCFVTQPTLSMQVKKLEEEAGITLFDRSRQPVAVTDAGKVFLEQAKVVLRERNRLSEVIASTKDDISGELHIAIIPTLAPYLLPLFVDVFSAKFPLVHLTIDEMPTTSIIAALRQESIDCGILATPLHEDSLTEINLFNEPFVAYLSKKNPLWNKRQLKTEDLNVNDVLLLADGHCMRNQVMNLCARRKERSSEFKIDYRSGSIETLRRLVELGEHMTIIPYLAVAGLSAKQQEAVRYFRSPEPAREISIVTHRAQLKKALIDKLAESILGAIPKQLKRSVKQHIIPLS, via the coding sequence ATGACTCTCCAGCAACTCGAATACGCCGTTGCCGTCGGCCAATACGGAAGTTTTGTAACTGCGGCCGAAAAATGTTTCGTTACGCAACCTACGCTCAGCATGCAGGTGAAAAAACTCGAAGAAGAAGCAGGCATCACCCTGTTCGATCGCAGCCGCCAGCCCGTTGCCGTTACTGATGCAGGAAAAGTTTTTCTTGAACAGGCAAAAGTGGTGTTGCGTGAACGTAACCGCCTCAGCGAAGTGATCGCTTCCACTAAAGATGATATTTCAGGCGAACTGCACATAGCCATCATTCCTACTCTTGCGCCGTACCTGCTTCCGCTTTTTGTGGATGTTTTCTCTGCGAAATTTCCGCTCGTTCATCTTACCATCGATGAAATGCCAACCACTTCCATCATAGCTGCACTGCGGCAAGAATCTATCGACTGCGGAATTCTGGCCACGCCACTTCATGAAGATTCTCTCACGGAAATCAATTTGTTCAACGAACCTTTCGTCGCTTATCTCTCGAAAAAAAATCCGTTATGGAATAAACGTCAACTGAAAACCGAAGATCTGAATGTGAATGATGTGCTGCTTCTTGCCGACGGACATTGTATGCGTAACCAGGTGATGAATCTCTGCGCGCGCAGGAAGGAAAGATCTTCCGAATTTAAGATCGATTACCGCAGCGGAAGTATTGAAACATTGCGCCGCCTTGTTGAACTCGGAGAACACATGACCATCATTCCTTATCTTGCTGTTGCAGGTCTTTCCGCGAAACAACAGGAGGCCGTTCGTTATTTCAGGTCGCCCGAGCCCGCGCGTGAGATCAGCATTGTCACCCATCGCGCTCAACTCAAAAAAGCACTCATCGACAAACTTGCCGAATCCATTCTTGGCGCAATACCCAAACAATTAAAGCGTTCTGTTAAACAACACATCATTCCGCTTTCTTAA
- a CDS encoding septum formation initiator family protein: MKIFKYTFKFFLNKYILTVLILAGWLLFFDKNDVFSQVDRHREVMKLQAESDYFRNEILRNKKEQHELQSDPALLEKFARENYFMKRDSEDVFVIVGDTVR; encoded by the coding sequence ATGAAAATCTTCAAGTACACTTTTAAATTTTTCCTGAACAAATACATTCTTACGGTACTGATCCTTGCAGGATGGTTGCTTTTCTTCGACAAGAATGATGTTTTCTCGCAGGTGGACAGGCATCGTGAAGTGATGAAACTGCAGGCGGAGTCGGATTATTTCAGGAATGAGATCCTCAGGAATAAAAAAGAGCAGCATGAATTACAAAGCGATCCGGCGCTGCTTGAAAAATTTGCCCGCGAGAATTATTTCATGAAGCGCGATAGTGAGGATGTTTTTGTGATCGTTGGGGACACCGTGCGCTGA
- a CDS encoding methylmalonyl-CoA mutase, which produces MGKQTEEEQKKFHTDSGIGIKRVYPKKDIPEEQPGEFPFTRGVQQDMYRGKLWTMRQYAGFSTAEESNKRYHYLLKNGTTGLSVAFDLPTQIGYDSDHDFADGEVGKSGVAIDSLADIEILFDGIKLEEVTTSMTINSTASILLCMYIALAKKQGADLKKISGTIQNDLLKEYAARGTYIYPPKESMRIITDVFEFCSKEIPKWNTISISGYHIREAGATAVQELAFTLSNGKAYLKAAIAKGLDIDIFAKRLSFFFNAHNNFFEEIAKFRAARRMWAKITKDLGAKDPRSMMLRFHTQTGGSTLTAQQPHNNIVRVTLQALAAVMGGTQSLHTNGFDEALALPTEEAARIALRTQQIIAHESGVPDSVDPLAGSWMVEELTNEVEKKAWDYIERIDAMGGSVAAIENGFMQDEIAGASYSYQNAIEAGKKIIVGVNKFQVEEKPMENLLTIDDSIRQTQIAKLKKIKSARDNGKVKELLEKVAVAAKGNENLVPHILAAVESYATLGEIADAMRKVFGEYRQ; this is translated from the coding sequence ATGGGAAAACAGACTGAAGAGGAGCAGAAAAAATTTCATACCGATTCCGGTATCGGGATAAAACGCGTTTATCCGAAAAAAGATATTCCGGAAGAGCAGCCGGGCGAATTTCCTTTCACGCGCGGTGTGCAGCAGGATATGTATCGCGGGAAGTTGTGGACGATGCGGCAATACGCAGGATTTTCTACAGCAGAAGAATCGAACAAACGCTATCATTATCTTTTAAAAAACGGAACCACCGGTTTGTCGGTAGCATTCGATCTTCCCACGCAGATCGGTTATGATTCCGACCATGATTTTGCAGATGGCGAAGTCGGAAAATCCGGAGTGGCCATAGATTCTCTTGCGGATATTGAAATTCTTTTCGACGGAATAAAACTGGAAGAAGTGACAACGTCTATGACGATCAATTCTACAGCTTCCATTTTATTGTGCATGTACATTGCGCTCGCGAAAAAGCAGGGAGCCGATCTGAAAAAAATTTCCGGAACTATTCAGAATGACCTGCTGAAAGAATATGCTGCTCGCGGAACTTATATTTATCCGCCGAAAGAATCGATGCGCATCATCACGGATGTTTTCGAATTCTGCAGTAAAGAAATTCCTAAGTGGAATACCATTTCCATTTCCGGTTATCATATCCGCGAAGCAGGAGCAACTGCCGTGCAGGAACTCGCCTTCACACTCTCTAATGGAAAAGCGTACCTGAAGGCAGCGATCGCTAAAGGACTCGACATCGACATTTTTGCAAAACGGCTTTCGTTTTTTTTCAATGCGCATAATAATTTTTTCGAAGAGATCGCAAAATTCCGCGCGGCAAGGAGAATGTGGGCGAAGATCACGAAAGATCTCGGCGCAAAAGATCCGCGATCGATGATGCTTCGTTTTCACACACAAACAGGAGGAAGTACACTCACTGCGCAACAACCACACAATAATATTGTGCGCGTTACATTGCAGGCACTCGCTGCTGTGATGGGCGGAACACAATCGCTGCACACCAACGGATTTGATGAAGCGCTGGCATTGCCAACGGAAGAAGCTGCGCGCATTGCACTGCGCACACAACAGATCATTGCGCATGAAAGTGGTGTGCCCGATTCCGTTGATCCGCTTGCAGGATCGTGGATGGTGGAAGAACTGACGAATGAAGTGGAAAAAAAAGCGTGGGACTATATAGAGCGTATCGATGCGATGGGTGGTTCTGTTGCTGCTATAGAAAACGGATTCATGCAGGATGAAATAGCCGGTGCTTCTTATTCTTACCAGAATGCAATTGAAGCCGGAAAAAAAATAATTGTTGGCGTGAATAAATTCCAGGTTGAAGAAAAACCAATGGAAAATCTTCTGACGATCGACGATAGCATCCGCCAAACCCAGATCGCAAAACTGAAAAAAATAAAATCGGCGCGTGATAATGGAAAAGTGAAAGAACTCCTGGAGAAAGTAGCCGTTGCTGCAAAAGGAAATGAAAATCTTGTACCGCACATTTTAGCTGCCGTGGAGTCGTATGCCACGCTTGGAGAAATTGCAGATGCAATGAGAAAAGTTTTTGGTGAATACCGGCAATAG
- a CDS encoding pyridoxal phosphate-dependent aminotransferase yields MTHLSDRINKLSESQTIAMARKSRELIASGIDIISLSLGEPDFKTPDVIKEAAKKAIDSDFSYYTHVSGYAELREAVCEKLRRDNQLKFSADQVVITTGAKQAIANAVLSLVNPGDEVIVPMPYWVSYLEIIKLAEGIPVIIPTSIENNFKVTPEQIAKAMTPKTRLFMFSTPCNPTGTVYSKNELRAIAEVIAKQPDCYILSDEIYEHINFLGGHESMAQFDFIYDRTVTINGVSKGFAMTGWRGGFLAAPKWIAQACDKMQGQITSATSSITQKAMHAAMLMDPATTHPMRDAFMRRRDIMLAGMRAIPGLKLNKPDGAFYLFPEISFYLGKKFNGTEIKNATDLSLFLLHEAHVAIVPGAAFGDDHYIRISYATSDDKLQEACRRMKEALGKLI; encoded by the coding sequence ATGACACATCTCTCCGATCGCATTAATAAGCTGAGTGAGTCGCAAACAATAGCCATGGCGCGCAAAAGCCGTGAGCTCATCGCAAGTGGGATTGATATTATTTCACTCAGTCTGGGTGAACCCGATTTCAAAACTCCCGATGTCATAAAAGAAGCTGCAAAAAAAGCGATCGATTCCGATTTCAGTTATTACACACACGTTTCCGGTTATGCTGAATTGCGCGAAGCCGTCTGTGAAAAATTGCGCCGCGATAATCAACTGAAATTTTCTGCCGACCAGGTTGTGATCACTACCGGCGCAAAACAGGCGATCGCCAACGCCGTTCTTTCATTGGTAAATCCGGGTGACGAAGTTATTGTGCCCATGCCCTATTGGGTAAGTTATCTCGAGATCATAAAACTTGCCGAAGGAATTCCGGTGATCATTCCAACATCGATCGAAAATAATTTTAAAGTCACTCCTGAACAAATTGCAAAAGCGATGACGCCGAAAACGCGTTTGTTCATGTTCAGCACGCCCTGTAATCCTACAGGAACTGTTTATTCGAAAAATGAATTGCGCGCGATCGCAGAAGTTATTGCCAAACAACCGGATTGCTACATTCTCTCCGATGAAATTTACGAGCACATTAATTTTCTCGGCGGGCATGAGAGCATGGCCCAGTTCGATTTTATTTATGATCGCACGGTAACCATTAATGGCGTTTCAAAAGGATTTGCAATGACCGGTTGGCGCGGAGGATTTCTTGCCGCACCAAAATGGATCGCACAGGCCTGCGACAAAATGCAGGGACAAATTACTTCCGCTACTTCTTCCATCACGCAGAAAGCCATGCACGCGGCCATGCTCATGGATCCGGCAACCACGCATCCCATGCGCGACGCGTTCATGCGCCGGCGCGATATCATGCTCGCAGGCATGCGCGCAATTCCAGGACTGAAACTAAATAAACCCGATGGAGCATTTTATTTATTTCCGGAAATAAGTTTTTACCTCGGAAAAAAATTCAACGGAACTGAAATTAAAAATGCTACCGACCTGAGTTTATTTCTGCTCCATGAGGCACATGTTGCCATTGTTCCCGGCGCAGCATTCGGCGACGATCATTACATCAGGATCTCTTATGCAACGTCGGATGATAAATTACAGGAAGCCTGCAGAAGAATGAAAGAAGCGCTGGGGAAATTAATATGA
- a CDS encoding ATP-binding cassette domain-containing protein translates to MSERILKALMQLFAIIAKVDGVTSASRGIVESFLKQQLSLELVDQYLALFDEFLEAHHQVAKRKDGSAKRTSLNSVKVLRICTQINEELTQKQKIVVLLRLIEFIHSSYEISEQELEFVQTVSETFNIEKGEFGRLRDFVEKDVKDMPDISEFLVIDGDASGKFEHAHHIYSETMGNGRVVVVYIPSVSMYACRYFGGAELNLNGQAMLLNKVYILTPGSSLRSSKVQPVYYSDIISAFLSSKTGNRITFNANNIEYKFKTGKLGLRGVNIQEESGRLIGIMGGSGAGKSTLLNVLNSNEAPTQGEVLINGINIHTQKDKIEGVIGHVSQDDLLIEELTVFQNLYYNAKLCFGNMGEAEITKTVDELLADLGLYEARNLKVGSPLEKTISGGQRKRLNIALELIREPSVLFVDEPTSGLSSRDSENIMDLLKELALKGKLVFVVIHQPSSDIFKMFDKLIILDNGGYPIYNGNPVDAVVYFKKMVNHVNSDESECPTCGNVNPEQIFNIIESKVVDEYGNLTRSRKVSPSEWNNFYREYVESKQEKVVPLNENPESTFNIPGRIKQMLIFMTRDVRSKLTNTQYMVINLLEAPVLAFILAYLVRFFNTDVSNKIGYNLRENDNLPAYMFMSVVVALFIGLTVSAEEIIRDRKILKRESFLNLSRSSYLMSKILIMFVLSAIQTFMFILVGNYILQIKGMWLDYWLVLFTTSCFANMLGLNISSAFNSAVTIYILIPFLIIPQLLLSGVIVKFEKLNPTITSQETVPVAGEMMASRWAFEALAVDQFKNNEYEKLFYSYEEMLSISDYKRNYWISHLRGMIDKCETNSKLIPAAAFANGESSKMRTKNDTMAFEQTRDLSLIRSEIGDDLSRIKELSSPQRKKMSAISTSLMHQLDSLNTCVTKIIPKTFNTDNANSMRAYLNLVNSIYMKVFNSNNDARDKAVNAQITDKDPKVADTKKEKFNQLKNDYMNDALSDLVTNKNEFNKLIEQNGKLIQRSDPIFLEPYHSNFANSHFFAPRKKIFGHYYDTFWVNLCVLWGMSILMIITLYFDVLRKIIDGLGNLGERFGKKKDQQ, encoded by the coding sequence ATGAGTGAACGGATACTGAAAGCCTTAATGCAACTTTTCGCGATCATTGCGAAAGTCGACGGCGTTACTTCAGCGAGCAGGGGAATCGTGGAATCTTTTCTCAAGCAGCAACTCAGTCTCGAACTTGTTGATCAGTACCTCGCTCTTTTTGACGAATTTCTCGAAGCGCATCACCAGGTTGCAAAACGCAAAGACGGTTCTGCAAAACGCACTTCTCTCAATTCTGTAAAAGTTCTCCGCATCTGCACGCAGATCAATGAAGAACTCACGCAGAAACAGAAGATCGTTGTGCTTTTGAGGTTGATCGAATTCATTCATTCCAGTTATGAAATTTCAGAACAGGAACTGGAATTCGTTCAAACAGTTTCCGAAACTTTCAATATTGAAAAAGGAGAGTTCGGCCGCTTGCGCGATTTCGTGGAGAAAGATGTGAAGGATATGCCGGATATCAGCGAATTTCTCGTGATCGATGGCGACGCTTCCGGAAAATTCGAACACGCACATCATATTTATTCCGAAACCATGGGCAACGGCCGCGTGGTGGTGGTTTATATTCCGAGTGTTTCCATGTACGCGTGCAGGTATTTTGGCGGAGCAGAACTCAACCTGAACGGGCAGGCGATGCTGCTGAATAAAGTTTACATTCTTACGCCGGGTTCTTCGCTTCGCTCTTCAAAAGTTCAACCGGTTTATTACAGCGATATTATTTCTGCATTCCTCAGCAGCAAAACCGGGAACAGGATCACGTTCAACGCAAATAATATTGAATACAAATTCAAAACCGGTAAACTCGGTTTGCGCGGTGTAAATATCCAGGAAGAATCAGGCCGGCTCATTGGAATAATGGGCGGGTCGGGCGCGGGAAAATCTACTTTGCTCAATGTGCTCAATAGTAATGAAGCGCCCACGCAGGGAGAAGTGCTGATCAATGGAATAAATATTCACACGCAGAAAGACAAGATCGAAGGAGTGATTGGCCACGTTTCGCAGGACGATCTGCTCATTGAAGAACTCACCGTCTTCCAGAATTTGTATTACAATGCTAAACTCTGCTTCGGGAATATGGGTGAGGCGGAGATCACGAAGACGGTGGATGAATTGCTGGCCGATCTCGGTTTGTATGAGGCGCGAAATCTGAAAGTGGGTTCTCCATTGGAAAAAACAATTTCCGGCGGACAAAGAAAACGTTTGAACATTGCACTCGAATTGATCCGCGAACCTTCTGTTCTTTTTGTTGACGAACCAACTTCCGGACTTTCTTCGCGCGATTCGGAAAACATCATGGACTTGCTGAAGGAATTGGCGCTGAAAGGAAAATTGGTTTTCGTTGTCATTCACCAGCCCTCATCGGATATTTTTAAAATGTTCGACAAGCTCATTATTCTCGACAATGGCGGTTACCCGATCTATAACGGAAATCCTGTTGACGCAGTCGTGTATTTCAAGAAGATGGTGAATCATGTGAACAGTGATGAGAGCGAATGCCCGACTTGCGGTAATGTGAATCCTGAGCAGATCTTCAACATCATCGAATCGAAAGTGGTGGATGAGTATGGAAATCTCACGCGCAGCAGAAAAGTTTCTCCGTCGGAGTGGAATAATTTTTACAGAGAATATGTAGAGTCGAAACAGGAAAAAGTTGTTCCGCTCAATGAAAATCCGGAAAGTACTTTCAATATTCCCGGAAGAATAAAACAGATGCTGATCTTCATGACGCGCGATGTGCGCTCGAAGCTCACGAACACGCAGTACATGGTGATCAATCTGCTCGAAGCGCCTGTGCTTGCATTTATTCTTGCATACCTCGTACGTTTTTTCAATACCGATGTCTCGAACAAGATCGGTTACAACCTGCGCGAGAACGACAATCTTCCCGCATATATGTTCATGTCGGTGGTGGTGGCGCTCTTCATCGGCCTTACAGTGAGTGCGGAAGAAATTATCCGCGACCGGAAAATTTTAAAACGCGAATCATTTCTGAATTTGTCGCGGTCGAGTTATCTCATGTCGAAGATCCTGATCATGTTTGTGCTCTCTGCGATACAGACCTTCATGTTCATTCTCGTTGGAAATTATATTCTGCAGATAAAAGGAATGTGGCTCGATTACTGGCTGGTGCTTTTCACCACTTCCTGTTTTGCGAATATGCTCGGGCTGAATATTTCTTCTGCTTTCAATTCGGCGGTCACTATTTACATTCTCATTCCATTCCTTATTATTCCACAACTTTTGTTGAGTGGCGTGATCGTGAAATTCGAAAAACTAAATCCCACCATTACTTCGCAGGAAACTGTTCCTGTTGCCGGAGAAATGATGGCATCGCGCTGGGCATTCGAAGCGCTGGCTGTTGACCAGTTCAAGAATAACGAGTACGAAAAATTATTTTATTCTTATGAAGAGATGCTCAGCATTTCGGATTACAAACGGAATTACTGGATCTCGCACCTGCGCGGGATGATCGATAAATGCGAAACAAATTCGAAACTGATTCCCGCTGCTGCCTTCGCGAATGGCGAGAGCAGTAAAATGAGAACGAAGAATGATACGATGGCGTTCGAACAAACGCGCGATCTTTCGCTCATCAGGAGTGAGATCGGTGATGATCTTTCACGCATCAAGGAATTGTCGTCGCCACAGCGAAAAAAAATGAGTGCGATCTCCACCTCACTTATGCACCAGCTCGATTCGCTCAATACCTGCGTCACAAAAATAATTCCGAAAACTTTCAATACCGACAATGCGAACTCCATGCGTGCGTACCTGAACCTGGTGAATTCGATCTACATGAAAGTTTTCAATTCGAATAATGATGCCCGTGATAAAGCGGTGAATGCGCAGATCACCGACAAGGATCCGAAAGTTGCCGACACGAAGAAAGAGAAATTCAATCAACTGAAGAATGATTACATGAATGATGCGCTTTCCGATCTCGTTACGAATAAAAATGAATTCAATAAACTGATCGAGCAGAATGGAAAATTAATTCAGCGAAGCGATCCTATTTTCCTCGAACCGTATCATTCAAATTTTGCGAACTCTCATTTCTTCGCGCCGCGCAAAAAAATATTCGGCCATTATTACGATACGTTCTGGGTGAATTTATGCGTGCTGTGGGGAATGTCCATCCTCATGATCATCACACTTTATTTCGATGTGCTGCGTAAAATCATTGACGGTTTGGGAAATCTCGGGGAACGATTCGGGAAGAAGAAAGACCAGCAGTAG
- a CDS encoding MFS transporter, whose protein sequence is MKNRPLFILISVFFFWGFVAASNTILIGLFKKNFELTQFQSQLVDFAFYAAYFIGALIYFSISILFGDPLNKVGYKKGLIAGLIISAIGALGFIPAEMDQSFPLMLTSLFTIGLGFALQQIVANPYVIALGEPATGAHRVSLAGGINSFGTTIGPLLLAFAVYGNISGNSSFMESGGKRTSLPVTIERTTGKSEILKLAVIPEENMNRIAEGKNFILVMNKSFDDCKNIYGINNVKFNCGVIFCFTSDSAGDKIIDSLKKSFPGSHLPILRTNMSSGQQLIKEYNRKLKTNVNLEVKFFGVDAVLSPSLILAGAFLLFAFILGISSLPSVTNNENISGDFGALRYPQVWLGMLAIFVYVGTEVTIQSNLPEFMRRMFHREASTTVHFISLYWGSLMIGRWVGALTVFNLKNRMRNILTVFVPMLAYALILLVNYIKGSPMNDLLKYIPFIILVIIGFFLAMEKPARTMLLFALMAAVMITIGIFTSNEWSTYFFVSGGLFCSVMWPCIFSLSIAGLGKYTSQASSLLIMMILGGSLIPPFQGYLSDHATGIHFSYIVPLIGFLYLAFFGWMIRSVLLKQGIDYDKGNAAH, encoded by the coding sequence GTGAAAAACCGTCCGCTTTTCATTCTTATTTCTGTTTTTTTCTTCTGGGGATTTGTGGCTGCATCGAATACAATCCTGATCGGCCTGTTTAAAAAGAATTTCGAACTCACTCAATTCCAGAGCCAGCTCGTCGACTTTGCTTTCTACGCGGCCTACTTCATTGGCGCACTTATTTATTTTTCGATCTCCATTCTTTTCGGCGATCCGCTGAATAAAGTTGGATACAAAAAAGGACTCATTGCCGGGCTCATTATTTCTGCTATCGGCGCGCTCGGATTCATTCCCGCAGAAATGGATCAGTCCTTTCCATTGATGCTCACTTCTCTTTTCACGATCGGGCTCGGTTTTGCATTGCAGCAGATCGTGGCGAATCCTTATGTGATTGCGCTGGGTGAGCCCGCTACAGGCGCGCACCGCGTGAGTCTCGCGGGAGGAATAAATTCTTTCGGAACTACGATCGGCCCTTTGCTGCTTGCGTTTGCTGTGTATGGAAATATTTCCGGAAATTCTTCTTTTATGGAATCGGGAGGAAAACGCACTTCCTTGCCGGTCACCATTGAACGAACAACGGGAAAATCAGAAATATTAAAACTTGCCGTTATTCCTGAAGAAAATATGAACCGGATTGCCGAAGGAAAAAATTTCATCCTCGTAATGAATAAATCTTTCGATGATTGTAAAAATATTTATGGGATCAATAATGTAAAGTTCAATTGTGGCGTGATCTTTTGTTTTACCAGCGATTCGGCCGGAGATAAAATTATCGATTCACTGAAAAAATCTTTTCCCGGTTCTCACCTTCCCATTCTCAGAACCAACATGAGCAGCGGACAACAACTCATCAAAGAATACAACCGTAAATTGAAAACTAACGTGAATCTTGAAGTAAAATTTTTCGGTGTCGATGCTGTTCTGTCGCCGAGCCTCATTCTCGCCGGAGCTTTTCTTCTATTCGCTTTCATTCTCGGAATTTCTTCACTACCATCAGTGACCAACAACGAAAATATTTCCGGCGACTTCGGCGCACTTCGTTATCCGCAAGTGTGGCTGGGCATGCTCGCAATATTTGTTTACGTGGGAACCGAAGTGACCATTCAGAGTAACCTGCCGGAATTCATGCGGAGAATGTTTCATCGCGAAGCAAGTACCACCGTACATTTCATTTCACTCTATTGGGGAAGTCTCATGATCGGAAGATGGGTGGGCGCACTCACCGTTTTCAACCTGAAGAACAGGATGAGAAATATTCTTACGGTTTTTGTTCCGATGCTCGCCTATGCGCTGATCCTTCTGGTGAATTACATCAAAGGCAGCCCGATGAATGATCTCCTGAAATATATTCCGTTCATCATTCTCGTCATCATCGGATTTTTTCTGGCGATGGAAAAACCGGCAAGAACAATGCTGCTTTTCGCTTTGATGGCTGCCGTGATGATCACGATCGGAATTTTCACTTCCAATGAATGGAGCACTTACTTTTTTGTAAGCGGCGGACTTTTCTGTTCCGTGATGTGGCCCTGCATTTTTAGTTTGTCGATAGCGGGATTGGGAAAATATACTTCTCAGGCATCCAGTCTTCTCATCATGATGATCCTCGGCGGATCACTAATTCCTCCCTTCCAGGGATATCTTTCTGATCACGCAACAGGAATTCATTTTTCCTATATCGTTCCACTCATAGGATTCCTGTATCTCGCATTTTTCGGATGGATGATACGATCTGTTCTCCTGAAACAGGGCATTGATTATGATAAGGGAAATGCGGCTCACTGA
- a CDS encoding peroxiredoxin: protein MSINVGQSAPDFKLPNTEKEFFTLSQFKGKNVLLLFFPLAFTGTCTKELCGVRDDMARYSKANAEVLGISIDTPFSLKRYKEEQNLPFQLLSDFNKEAITAYGNAYESFSVGLKGVAKRSAFVIDKNGVVRYSEVLENAGEIPDFSKINTVLEGLN from the coding sequence ATGAGCATCAACGTTGGACAATCAGCCCCCGACTTCAAATTACCGAACACGGAAAAAGAATTTTTCACACTCTCACAATTCAAAGGAAAAAATGTATTGCTTCTTTTTTTTCCGCTTGCTTTCACCGGAACCTGCACCAAGGAACTCTGCGGTGTGCGCGATGATATGGCACGTTATTCAAAAGCAAATGCAGAAGTACTCGGCATTTCAATCGACACGCCGTTTTCCCTGAAACGTTATAAAGAAGAACAGAATCTTCCTTTCCAGTTGTTGTCTGATTTCAATAAAGAAGCGATCACCGCTTACGGAAACGCGTATGAGTCTTTCAGTGTAGGATTGAAAGGCGTGGCGAAACGTTCGGCATTTGTCATTGACAAAAACGGCGTGGTACGTTATTCCGAAGTGCTGGAGAATGCAGGTGAGATCCCTGATTTTTCTAAGATCAACACTGTGCTCGAAGGGTTGAATTGA